From the Oxalobacter vibrioformis genome, the window TGTTTCGCCATGGGCAAGGCGTGCTTCACTTTGCAACTGAGGAGCAGGGCGAATGCGAATCTGGAGCAGGGGCGCCTTTTTCGGGCCAGCCATTTCAACACGGGGAAACCACAGGCCCCCTACGGGGATCTGTTGCATGGCGAGTTGCCAGAAACGGGCCAGTTCGCTGGTTTTCAGATCGGCAAAGAACAGGCAACTGTTAACAAAGCGTGCCGCATGCCGTTCCGGGGCGCGAGCCATGCCGTTATCCACCAGGAAGGAGTCTGCAACCAGCAGGCGATTTTCCGTGTCGGTTACCCGATGCAACTCCCCTTTGCGGGTATAACGGTAAGTGAGCGGAGTATTGTCCATATGATATGTTTTGTCAGCAGTCGCTGAAATCAGCATCAAAAAGGGTTAAAAACGCACGTGCCTTGACACGGGTTTCCTCGAATTCTTCCTCCGGGTCGGAAAGGGCTGTAATGGCACCCCCCACACCGAATGACAGCTTCCCGTCAGACATGACCAGTGTCCTGATGATAATGCTTAAGTCAACCGCGCCGCAAAGTGAAAAGTAGCCAAGCGCACCGGAATAAATTCCCCTTGGACCGGCCTCCAGACGGTCAATGATCTCCAGGGTCCGCTTTTTGGGCGCGCCGGTCATGGAGCCGCCGGGGAACGCCGCACGGACACACTGGCTGGCGGAAATGCCATCCTGTATCCGGGCGGAAATGGTGCTGACCATCTGGTGCACGGTCTGGTATGATTCGATATCAAAAAGGCGGGATACGGTTACAGATCCTGGCCGGGCAATCCGCCCCAGGTCATTTCTGACCAGATCGACAATCATCAGGTTTTCCGCTTTTTCTTTTTCGCTTGCTGCCAGATCATTCATGAGTTGCCTGTCGATGGCCGGATTTTCAGCACGGGGACGTGTTCCCTTGATGGGTTTGGATTCGATGACCCGGTCACGTGAGATGGAAAGGAAACGCTCGGGTGAACAGCTCAGCACGGCAATATCACCCAGCTGCAGGTAGGCTCCGTAGGGCACCGGATTGATTTGACGCAGCATGCGCCATGCTGTCCACGGATCAGCGCGACAGGATGCTTCGGCCATATTGGTCAGACAGATTTCATAGCTTTCTCCCTGTCTCAGTGCTTTTTGGCATTGTGCTATCAGATCAAGGTAGTCTGCTTTTTCATGACGCAGCTTCAGGGGCGTTTCCAGCGCCAGTTTGCGCGGCAGCGGGGCAGGCGCTGTCCAGGGCGTGTCCGTGGACATCAGTTTGCTGCGGGTTTGCTCCAGCCATGCCCGGGCATTTTCCCCGGAGGCGTTGTCGGATAGTGCCACCAGCCATATCCGGTTTTCTTCATGGTCAATTACTGCCGCCCGGTCACAGAAAAGCAGGCAGGCGTCAGGAAACGGGGAAACCGGGCCCTGGACTTTTTCGGTAAGGGATTTCATTTCATAACCGATATAGCCAACCCAGCCCAGTGCAAATTCAAAAGGGGTATCGGGCGTGCTGATATCGTATGCGTCAAGATCCTTTTCCAGCCAGTTGAAAA encodes:
- the pabB gene encoding aminodeoxychorismate synthase, producing the protein MKPLKTLLIDNYDSFTHNLHHLITCVNGTPPVVIRNDEKNWQNDYLRYFDNIVISPGPGRPEKAADFGLCRDIIESAAIPVLGICLGHQGICAIHGATIDLAPEPRHGRISPITHQQKDLFRNIPSPFSAVRYHSLAVYDLPETLEPLARSEDGLVMAVAHRSKPLFGVQFHPESICTEHGKTLFTNFAEITRTRQKEKKGHISSPMPENLFSSPHANTLTLPKEKQKKHYTVLHEQLPATIDAETLFNTIFRQSAYAVWLDSSRRGYGSGRFSILCDAGGPLGRIASADVQKQCISVTTTEKHELIEDDFFNWLEKDLDAYDISTPDTPFEFALGWVGYIGYEMKSLTEKVQGPVSPFPDACLLFCDRAAVIDHEENRIWLVALSDNASGENARAWLEQTRSKLMSTDTPWTAPAPLPRKLALETPLKLRHEKADYLDLIAQCQKALRQGESYEICLTNMAEASCRADPWTAWRMLRQINPVPYGAYLQLGDIAVLSCSPERFLSISRDRVIESKPIKGTRPRAENPAIDRQLMNDLAASEKEKAENLMIVDLVRNDLGRIARPGSVTVSRLFDIESYQTVHQMVSTISARIQDGISASQCVRAAFPGGSMTGAPKKRTLEIIDRLEAGPRGIYSGALGYFSLCGAVDLSIIIRTLVMSDGKLSFGVGGAITALSDPEEEFEETRVKARAFLTLFDADFSDC